GCCTTAGGCGGACCCAGGCCCTCGGATTCCATGACCACCAGGCGTTGTCTCTGCCTGAGGCTCCAGACGTGGTCGGCCAAGGAGAAATAAACTTGCTTCAACCCGAGTTGGCCCTGCCTCATCTGCCTAGGCGCCTGCTCACTGCTAGCGAGCAGCTGGACTGGAGCTGCGGGCGCAGGATCACCCCAGGCATCAGCGGTACAGCCAACGTTGTTGTCGTTCTCAGCGAGAGTGGGCGCATGCTCGGACTCGGTGTGCCTGATGCAGACGATGGGGTGAAACCGAAGGTAGTGTTTGAAGCTCGGGGCTGATGCTGCGACCTCAGTAATTTGCTCTGAATAAGGCGGACGCCGAAGCATCCGATGGCAGGCCACAGCAAATGGTCCCAGATCAAACGCACCAAAGCGGTGGTGGATGCAAAGCGAGGTGCTGTGTTCACCAGGATCGGGCGCGAAATCACCGTGGCCGCACGCCAGGGCGGTGACCCAGATGGAAATTTCCAGCTGCGCACGGCGATCGTCAAAGCCAAAGCCGCTGGCGTGCCAGCGAGCAACATTGAACGAGCCATCGCGAAAGGCTCCGGCAAAGCTGGTGACACAGAACAACTTGAATCAATCCGCTACGAGGGTTATGGCCCCGGCGGAGTAGCTGTGCTGGTGGAGGCACTGAGCGACAACCGCAATCGCACTGCAGCCGCTGTGCGATTGGCCTTCAACAAACACGGCGGCAACCTCGGTGAAAGCGGATGTGTGAGCTACCTCTTCGAGCATCGAAGTGAAGTGAGCCTCCAGAACCCGTCAATCAATGAAGAGGCACTGCTGGAATGCTTGCTCAATCTGAAGGCCAACGGTTATGAGCTCAGAAGCACCGGAGAGGCCCTGGTCCATGGTCCCTTTGAAGCGCTCGAATCCCTGCAAAACGGGCTGCGCGATCAAGGATGGAGGGTGTCGGAATGGGCACACTGCTGGCACCCTCTCACCCAGGTGAGACCGGACAACGAAGACATCACCCGACAGTGCTTGAAGTTGCTGGAGGCCTTGGAGGAACTCGACGACATCTGCAGTGTTAACGCGAATCTCGAACTGAGGGATGACCTCAGCCTGTGAACGGATCAAAGCCACCGCCACCGGGAGTGGCGATCAGAAGTCGATCGCCGGTATTGACCTGAAGCTGCACGCAACCGTCCAGCTCCTGCACCGTTCCATCAGCTCGGGTTAAAAGAGCCGTTCCCGTTTTGCCCGATTCTCCACCGGCCAGGCCGAAAGGGGCGACGGTTCTGGAACCAGACAACAGCGCTGCAGTCATCGGTTCCAGAAAACGGAACTCCCTCACCAAACCATCTCCTCCACGCCAGCGACCAACTCCACCGCTGCCTCGACGGAAGCCGAAACGTTCAAGTCTCACTGGAAATCTCTGCTCGAGAATCTCCGGGTCCGTGAGCCTGGAGTTGGTCATATGCGTCTGCACGCCGCTTGATCCAGCGAAGCCTTTGCCTGCTCCACCACCACCGGCGATGGTCTCGTAATACTGCCTGCGCCCGTCACCAAAGGTGAGGTTGTTCATCGTGCCCTGGGCCGCGGCCATCACCCCGAGCGATGCAAACAAGAGATTGCAGAGAGCCTGCGAGGTTTCTACATTGCCGCCCACGACTGCAGCCGGTGCGCTGGGGTTCAGCAGGGAGTCCTTCGGGACGATCAGAGTCAAAGGGCGAAAACATCCAGCATTCAGGGGAATCGGCTCCTCAACCAGACAACGGATCACATAAAGAACAGCAGCCTTGGTGACCGCCAGCGGAGCATGGAAGTTGTGGGTGCCCTGGGGACTGGTCCCAGTGAAATCGAGCAAGGCCTGTTGCCGTTTGCGATCGACCTTCAAGGCCAGCTTGAGCTTTGCACCGTTGTCGAGCTCAACCTCGAAGGCCCTGTCCTGAAAGCGGCCAATCAGCCTCCGAACGGTTTCCGCCGCATGGTCCTGAACATGCCGCAGGTAGCGCCGCACTCGGAGGCGGCCCTCCAGTTGCAGAAGCTGATCGACGAGTTCAGTTCCCAAACGATTGGCCGCCGCCTGTGCCTGAAGATCTGCCCAAAGCAGTTCGGGGTCCCTGGGAGGTGCACTGAGCCCCTGCAAACATTGATTCCAGCCCCTGCGATCCGGTGTTCCCCCGGCGATTAACCAGTGATTGCGCACCAGTAGACCTTCCTCCTCAATGCTGGAGCTGAAAGGAGGCATCGAACCTGGCGTCAGCCCGCCGACATCCGCGTGGTGGCCGCGACAGGCCACAAAAGCGAAGGGGTCGGGGTCTCCCTCGAGGAAACAGGGTGTGATCGCCGTGATGTCAGGCAAGTGGGTACCACCATGAAATGGATCGTTGCTGATCACGGTGTCCCCAGCCGCCAGCGAAGGCCTCTCCCCCCGGCGGATCTGCCCCAGCAGATCTTCAACCGCATCACCCATTGAACCCAGGTGCACAGGGATATGAGGCGCATTGGCCACAAGTGCCCCCTGTGAATCGAACAGCGCACAGGAGAAATCCAGCCGCTCCCGCATATTCACAGAACGACTGGTCTGACGCAGCCGCTCTCCCATGCGCTCAGCAATTTGCATGAAACGGTGATGGAAGAGGCTCAGATCCACAGGATCTGGGACCGAGTCCTGGTCCGAATTCGCTTCACTGGCACCCGCCCCGGAACAGGAACTGACAGAGGCACCCCTGGATGCACCCTCGAGCAGCACACTGCCGTCGTCCAACAGCCTGGCCATCCAACCTGGCTCCAGAACGATGCCCGCCGTGGGGTCCAGGATGAGCGCAGGTCCCGACAAATGCTGATCGCACTTCAACTGCCAGCGCTCCAACACAGGCACCTCACACCAGCCCTGCTCTCTCCAGTGAACGCGAGCACGCAGAGGTATGGCAGATGACGTAGCTGCTGCGGCCCCTTGAACTTGAGGAGTTGATGGGCGGGAGCTCTCCGCCATCGCATCCAGCACCTCCACTTCGAGGCGTTCGGCGATCAAAGGAGCCGTGCGCGGCGGCGCATAGCCGAACCGACGTTGATGCGCCTGGTCAAACCAGGTTTCAAGCTGATGCTGATCCAGGTCTGCAACACCTGATGCCAGGGAGAACATCAGCCCCTGTTCCGCAGAAGAATCGCGCAGCTCAATCCTGATCTGATGCTCCGGTGCTGCCGAGGAACCAGCCGTGAGCTTCTGCAGCTTCAAGATCGCTGTTTTCAGGTCAGATGTGACCATGGCCGGCAGCTGAGTGAGCAAAGCAGCATCCAGAGGACGGCGGATGGATCTCTGATGCAGCTGACGCTGACGGGCCTGCCCAAGGCCATAGGCCGAGAGCACACCAGCCAGGGGATGCAGCAGCACCTGACTCAGCCCCAGAGATTCAGCCAGCCGGCAGGCCAGCTGCCCTGCAGCTCCGCCGTAGGCGATCAGCGCACCTCCACGGATGTCATGCCCACGGAACAAAGAAACATGCCGGATCGCTCCCGCCATCACCTCGACGGCGAGGTCAAGAGCACCTTCGGCCAGCTGCTCGGGTTGTTGACCCAATCGAGACGCAAGCGCCTGGAACTGCTCACGGGTCGCCTGAAGATCAGGAGGCTGATCGCGGTCCGGCCCAAACACTGCCGGGAAGGCAGCGACCTGCAGTCGACCGAGCAGCAGATGGGCATCCGTGATGGCCAGAGGCCCGCCACGGCGATAACAGGCTGGGCCTGGATCAGCACCAGCCGAGCATGGACCCACCGTCAGTCGACCGCCATCAGCACTGACAATCGACCCCCCTCCTGCCGCCACCGTGTGGATCGGCAGCCGCGCCGCTGTCAGCTGAAACCCTGCAATCGCCGTTTCAGCGCTGCGTTCCCACTCCCGGTCGGCAGCGCCCGAAGGCAGGCAAAACACATCCGTGCTCGTGCCCCCCATATCCACACCCACCAGAGCCGAAGCCCCGAGACCAGCTTGTTGTGCGGCGGCAACAGCTCCGACCATGCCGCCCGCCGGACCCGACAGGATTGTGTCCTTGGCAAGGAGCGAATTGGGATGCTGCAGAGCCCCACTGGACGTCATCACCCGCAATCGGGTCTGATCCCCCAAAGCGCCTTGCACCTGAGTCAGATAGGAGGACAGCACAGGCCGAATGGCGGCCTCAACCACTGTGGTCTGTCCTCTAGGAACTAGGCGCGGCAGTGGACTGGCCTCATGAGAGCAGACCACCGTCCTGAACCCCGCCATACGGACTAGCTCCGCCAGAGCTTGTTCATGGATGGGATCACGCCAGGCATGCATCAAAGCGATGGCGCAACAGCGGATGCCGGCCTGGTGATGACGGACAAGCCTCTCCAAGAACCCATCCTGGAGCCGTAGTGGTTCCAACTCCCTGCCATCTGCATCCAGGCGACAGTGCACCTCCTCGATGGCAGCCAGCAGAGAAGGGGGCTCGGGAATGGCCAACGCAAAAAGGTCTTGACGGTGCTGGTCACCGATCACCAACAGATCGGCCAGGCCGCGATTGGTCACAAGCAGCACAGGCTCGCCAGCCCCCTCAAGCAGTGCATTGGTGGCAACGGTGGTGCCCAGTCGCAGTTCCTCGATCAATCCGGGATCAATCCGCTGCTCCAGCGTGAGCCCCATCAACTCGCGCATGGCAGCAACAGCTGGATCCCCAGGAACATCCGGCTGCTCCGAAAGCACCTTTCGCACCAACAGCTGTCCTGAAGGGTTACGGGCCACCAGGTCGGTGAACGTACCGCCACGGTCAATCCAGAACTGCCAGCCGTTCAAGACAACATCGGAAGGTGGGCAGAGGCGGCATCATCCACCCACAGATGCACGGCCGAGTGGCGCTGCAGCCAGCTGGCAGGAACCTCGGCACTGCAGGGGTCGAGCAACGCTGTCCGCAAAATTTCTGCCTTAGCGGCTCCAGTCACGATCAGATGGATCTCATCTGCAGCAAGAATCTCATCAAGACCAAGTGTGATGGCCTGCTCAGGCACCTCTTCAGGGTTTCCCCCGAAAGCACTGGCATTCTGAATCCGCGTGGCTTGCTCCAATGTCACCACACGGCAGCCACTCCCGGGTTGTGAGGGAGGCTCGTTGAAACCCACGTGACCGTTGCCACCGAGACCAAGCAGCTGAAGACCAATACCTCCTGCTTCATGCAGCGCAGATCCATAGCGTCGAGCCTCCTCCGCAGAATCCTTGGCCATTCCATCCGGCAGCTGCAACTGGCAGTGCGAGAGATCGAGATGACAACCCAGCTGGGTATGCATGTAGGCGGCGAAGCTGCGGCTGTCTTCTGGCGGCAGACCCACGTATTCATCAAGGTTGAAACTCAGCCAGCAGCGCTTCAACTGTTCAAACTGCGGTGATGGCCATGTCGCCAGACGCTGAATCAGAGCCGCATAAAAGGGTTCCATGGTCCTTCCCGTGGCCATCCCAAGCGGCTTGAAGCGCTCCTGGTCGAGGGCCGTGACGAGATGGTTCACCACGTGATCCACGACCGCCTCCATCAGCGCGGGCGGCTCTGGGCGGCGCTGCACCGAAAATCTGGACAGAAACTGAGGCACGCAACGATCGCTGCAGTTCAACCCATTAAGGCTGGCTCTGAACGGGTGCCAAATGCCACTGATGGGTCATCTGCCGGTCGGTACGGCCTGATCGTTGCCCCGCGATAGTAGTGATTGAGAATTTCACGAAAATCGGCGCCCTTGCTGGCCAGACCATGGGCTCCCCATTGGCTCATGCCCACACCGTGGCCGTAACCCTGGCCTTCTGCTTCCAGCACCATCGAACCGCTGGATGTTTTATGGGGTCTTGCACTGCGAATCGATGCATTTGGGCGCGCACTGAGTGGTGGTGGTGGCAAGGGAGCAGCTGCGACGGCACGACCGGCTGGAGCCTGATCAACCGCACCGCTGAAACCGCTGGCTGAATCCCGCCAGAGTCCGATCAGCTGCGGCGGTGATTTGGCACCATGATCAGCAGGCTTCACGGACTCGACTGCACCTCCTAAATCCCCCTGTAGGAGGGAGAAACTCACCATCGTGCTTTTCAAGCCCAGACGCTGACGCAGTTGACGACCTGTGAGCACCAGTGATCCCAGCGGGCCTTGAATCCGCGCAGATCGCACCCTACCGGTGGAACTGGTGCTGAGCACACTTAACCGCTCCACTCCACCGGTCTCCTCAAAGCGACGTCGCAGATCAGCAACCTCGAAACGCTGATTCCAGCGATGCACAGGACTGTGCTGGTCATGATCTTCAACGCTCACGAGATATGGAAGCTGGTTCTGCCAGACCTCTCCACTGGGCTCGGTAGATCCTCCTGAACTGCTGTGAAAAACAGCATTGATCAAACGGCCGCCATGCACCAGAACCAGGGAGCGCGTTGTGGCAACGGCTTCTCGGGTTTTGGGCGTTTCAGATTCAATTCCTTTGTAGACCTGGCTGCTGACCGTGGCTTTCACATCAAAATCCGCCTTGCGTCCGCGTTGGCGGAGGGCGTAGGTCCGGGCTGCCACGGCCTGAGCCTGCAGAGCTGCCAGCGGCCACTTCGCAGGCATCTCGCTGCCCACAACACTGGGGAGGTAAGTCTCAATACCCAGCTGATTGATCGCCAGGATCCTCCCACTGCGGACCACCAGCAGCAGGTCACCGCGATAACGGCGGCGCCCGAGCCAGATACCGCGGGGGTCAGTCGTGCTGATCCGAAGCGAGGCGCGGCCATCCACACGGCCATCCACGACCGTCAAGCGATTGTTTCGCAAGCGAATCTGAAGACGCTGAAAGCGGAGTTCATTGCTGGCAAGACCATGCACGATGAGGGGCTGATCACCATCGGCGCGCAGGATCAGATCCGAACCCTCGGCCACCAGAACACGCATCTGTGGCTCCTGGGCGGTGATCGCAGTCCTGGCATCAGCGGCCAGAGCAACGACTGCCACTGGCAGCATCAGAGCTGCTCCAGCAGCAGCCCGACCGATGGAGATGTGCAGAAACACTCAGGAGGCCAATGGCTACCAAGTGTGCCCCGCCCAGCGGACTGCAGCCAGGTCTTCATGGCAGATTGACCATTGAGCCCCCCTTGCAGTGCAGGTCACCTTTCTCGGCACCAGTTCTGGAGTCCCAACCCGTGCCCGCAACGTCTCAGCAGTAGCCGTACGACTGGCTCAGCGTTCGGAACTGTGGTTGTTCGATTGTGGAGAAGGGACCCAACATCAGTTCCTTCGCAGTGATCTGAGGCTGTCACAGCTGCGCAGGATCTTCATCACTCATATGCACGGTGACCACGTTTTCGGTCTTCCGGGCTTACTGGCGAGTCTTGGCCTGAGCGGCAGCAGTGGTGGGGTGGATCTGTATGGACCCGATCCACTCGAGAGCTATCTGGAAGGGGTACTGAGAACCAGCTCAACACGGATCGGCTATCCCCTCGCGGTGCACCAGGTCCGTCGTGCCGCTGAAGCGGATCGGATCGTTTTTGAAGACAAAGATCTCACCGTGCGGGCCACACCGCTGCACCATCGCGTTCCTGCCTATGCCTATCGCATCGAGGAAAAGCCGAAACCGGGTCGCTTCGACATCAAAAAAGCCCAGGAATTAGCGATCCCCCCCGGACCTATTTATGCCTCCCTGAAGCGAGGGGAAACAGTCAACCTCGAGGATGGACGGCGCATCGATGGCAGGACGCTATGCGGGCCGGAACGTGCCGGGGCAAGCCTCGTCTACTGCACGGACACCGTGTTCTGCGAAGCAGCCGTGACCTTGGCGAAGGGTGCAGACCTGCTCATTCACGAATCCACCTTTTCCCATGCCGAGGCCGACATGGCCTTTCAGCGTCAGCACTCCACCAGCACGATGGCAGCCCAGACCGCGGCTGAAGCAGGTGTCGGCCAACTTGTCCTCACTCATCTCAGCCCCCGCTATGCGCCTGGGAATGCAGTCACAGCAGACGATCTGCTAGCAGAGGCCAGAGCGATTTTCCCAAACACAATCCTGGCGAAAGACTTCCTCTGCCTGGATGTGATCGCTTCCTCAAGGACTGGA
Above is a window of Synechococcus sp. BIOS-U3-1 DNA encoding:
- a CDS encoding YebC/PmpR family DNA-binding transcriptional regulator, whose translation is MAGHSKWSQIKRTKAVVDAKRGAVFTRIGREITVAARQGGDPDGNFQLRTAIVKAKAAGVPASNIERAIAKGSGKAGDTEQLESIRYEGYGPGGVAVLVEALSDNRNRTAAAVRLAFNKHGGNLGESGCVSYLFEHRSEVSLQNPSINEEALLECLLNLKANGYELRSTGEALVHGPFEALESLQNGLRDQGWRVSEWAHCWHPLTQVRPDNEDITRQCLKLLEALEELDDICSVNANLELRDDLSL
- a CDS encoding hydantoinase B/oxoprolinase family protein; protein product: MNGWQFWIDRGGTFTDLVARNPSGQLLVRKVLSEQPDVPGDPAVAAMRELMGLTLEQRIDPGLIEELRLGTTVATNALLEGAGEPVLLVTNRGLADLLVIGDQHRQDLFALAIPEPPSLLAAIEEVHCRLDADGRELEPLRLQDGFLERLVRHHQAGIRCCAIALMHAWRDPIHEQALAELVRMAGFRTVVCSHEASPLPRLVPRGQTTVVEAAIRPVLSSYLTQVQGALGDQTRLRVMTSSGALQHPNSLLAKDTILSGPAGGMVGAVAAAQQAGLGASALVGVDMGGTSTDVFCLPSGAADREWERSAETAIAGFQLTAARLPIHTVAAGGGSIVSADGGRLTVGPCSAGADPGPACYRRGGPLAITDAHLLLGRLQVAAFPAVFGPDRDQPPDLQATREQFQALASRLGQQPEQLAEGALDLAVEVMAGAIRHVSLFRGHDIRGGALIAYGGAAGQLACRLAESLGLSQVLLHPLAGVLSAYGLGQARQRQLHQRSIRRPLDAALLTQLPAMVTSDLKTAILKLQKLTAGSSAAPEHQIRIELRDSSAEQGLMFSLASGVADLDQHQLETWFDQAHQRRFGYAPPRTAPLIAERLEVEVLDAMAESSRPSTPQVQGAAAATSSAIPLRARVHWREQGWCEVPVLERWQLKCDQHLSGPALILDPTAGIVLEPGWMARLLDDGSVLLEGASRGASVSSCSGAGASEANSDQDSVPDPVDLSLFHHRFMQIAERMGERLRQTSRSVNMRERLDFSCALFDSQGALVANAPHIPVHLGSMGDAVEDLLGQIRRGERPSLAAGDTVISNDPFHGGTHLPDITAITPCFLEGDPDPFAFVACRGHHADVGGLTPGSMPPFSSSIEEEGLLVRNHWLIAGGTPDRRGWNQCLQGLSAPPRDPELLWADLQAQAAANRLGTELVDQLLQLEGRLRVRRYLRHVQDHAAETVRRLIGRFQDRAFEVELDNGAKLKLALKVDRKRQQALLDFTGTSPQGTHNFHAPLAVTKAAVLYVIRCLVEEPIPLNAGCFRPLTLIVPKDSLLNPSAPAAVVGGNVETSQALCNLLFASLGVMAAAQGTMNNLTFGDGRRQYYETIAGGGGAGKGFAGSSGVQTHMTNSRLTDPEILEQRFPVRLERFGFRRGSGGVGRWRGGDGLVREFRFLEPMTAALLSGSRTVAPFGLAGGESGKTGTALLTRADGTVQELDGCVQLQVNTGDRLLIATPGGGGFDPFTG
- a CDS encoding glucosamine-6-phosphate deaminase, translated to MEAVVDHVVNHLVTALDQERFKPLGMATGRTMEPFYAALIQRLATWPSPQFEQLKRCWLSFNLDEYVGLPPEDSRSFAAYMHTQLGCHLDLSHCQLQLPDGMAKDSAEEARRYGSALHEAGGIGLQLLGLGGNGHVGFNEPPSQPGSGCRVVTLEQATRIQNASAFGGNPEEVPEQAITLGLDEILAADEIHLIVTGAAKAEILRTALLDPCSAEVPASWLQRHSAVHLWVDDAASAHLPMLS
- a CDS encoding SpoIID/LytB domain-containing protein; this translates as MFLHISIGRAAAGAALMLPVAVVALAADARTAITAQEPQMRVLVAEGSDLILRADGDQPLIVHGLASNELRFQRLQIRLRNNRLTVVDGRVDGRASLRISTTDPRGIWLGRRRYRGDLLLVVRSGRILAINQLGIETYLPSVVGSEMPAKWPLAALQAQAVAARTYALRQRGRKADFDVKATVSSQVYKGIESETPKTREAVATTRSLVLVHGGRLINAVFHSSSGGSTEPSGEVWQNQLPYLVSVEDHDQHSPVHRWNQRFEVADLRRRFEETGGVERLSVLSTSSTGRVRSARIQGPLGSLVLTGRQLRQRLGLKSTMVSFSLLQGDLGGAVESVKPADHGAKSPPQLIGLWRDSASGFSGAVDQAPAGRAVAAAPLPPPPLSARPNASIRSARPHKTSSGSMVLEAEGQGYGHGVGMSQWGAHGLASKGADFREILNHYYRGATIRPYRPADDPSVAFGTRSEPALMG
- the rnz gene encoding ribonuclease Z, whose protein sequence is MQVTFLGTSSGVPTRARNVSAVAVRLAQRSELWLFDCGEGTQHQFLRSDLRLSQLRRIFITHMHGDHVFGLPGLLASLGLSGSSGGVDLYGPDPLESYLEGVLRTSSTRIGYPLAVHQVRRAAEADRIVFEDKDLTVRATPLHHRVPAYAYRIEEKPKPGRFDIKKAQELAIPPGPIYASLKRGETVNLEDGRRIDGRTLCGPERAGASLVYCTDTVFCEAAVTLAKGADLLIHESTFSHAEADMAFQRQHSTSTMAAQTAAEAGVGQLVLTHLSPRYAPGNAVTADDLLAEARAIFPNTILAKDFLCLDVIASSRTGCCNSS